The Salvia miltiorrhiza cultivar Shanhuang (shh) chromosome 2, IMPLAD_Smil_shh, whole genome shotgun sequence DNA window CTTGCTTTACTTTGATCTGTTGCCACAAAGCAATTATAAATGCATAAAATGACAAGAATCTGCAAAATGATGAATATAAATGCTATTTCATTGATGAAAAGAGACAGCAACAATggtagatcaccatggaaattgGAAAAGATTCTACAGAAATATTTATTTGATGTCAAGAACTAATACATGGGATACACAGTACTCAAAGCTACGTTAACAACGAACGATAATGCCTTATTCCAGATCATTTGGAGCGGCATACCTTTCGTTCTTGGGAGGGTAGTCACAGGAAGCAGAAAGAAGGAACGAGAAGGGGCTCTCTGTATCCTCAAATAGAGGTCGAGGGAATTCTTGAAATCCGGCCATGTTACTCGTATCAAAACCTAAAGGCGAGAAATAGCTTGCTGGATCCTCCTCTCCAGGTCCTTCAACCTCCATTATACTTTGCAACACACTTCTTCTAGGATCGTCTAACTTGTAGTTGAAGTCCAGTTGTTCGACTTTGTTTGCTGCTTCAACGCTGCTTTGTCCTTGATCAGACGGCCCAGCCCCTTCGAGAGGGATAGCTGGGGTGTGGCCTTGAAAGAGAGCAATGTGGCCGAAAAGCTTATCCTTCCTAGAGAAGGTCGTGCCACAAGAGCAAAGCCACTTGTCTCTCCCACAATGCTTCTCGTGCGTTTTCAGATCCGCAATGACCGAGAATTTCTTCGTGTTGCAGCGGCTGCAGGTGTAGTTCTTGTCGCAGTGGGTCCTCTTGTAGTGGTTCTTCACACACAAGATCGTCTTTAGAGGCTGAAACTTCTTATGATCCTTGTTACGCTTGCAGCCAACGTAAGGGCAGGAATACCTCTTGATCAGGATTGGTTCGGTGCTCGATTCCTTGTGGGGCTTAGCGAGAGCAGCTGGAGTCTTGTACTCGTCGCCATGGCCTCTCATGTGCATCCGTAGATTGGCGTCCCTCTTGAATCCCTTTCCGCAGATAGTGCAGAAATGGGTGTGAGGTGCGAGAATCTCCTCCTTCTCGAGCTGCAGAATTTCATACGAGCCGGGAGGGAGATTCTCTCCTTCTTCAGCATCATCATCGCTTTTCATATCATGATCCTCAAAAACGCCCGTTGGATCGTGTTGATCTTCCATCTTGTTCGCATTGTTATGAACAACATTATCCAAGACTCCTGCTGATTGACTCGCTGTTCCACTGAATTGCCCGAGCTGGCTAGTCAAATTCTCGGAGTTCTTCACAGACGGTAGAAGGCTCCCTGCAGTAGATATCAGTTGAACTATAATCGAGGTGAGATCAGCCGTGATAAGCTGCTGTTGCTGAACCAAGATCTCGTCAGCTTGGCTCATAGCTTGGCCTCTGCGCCCGACAACTAAATGCACCAAATCCTGCAGCTGATGAATCTTGTTCTCCAAAAACGAGAGATTGTTCAGCATAGCCCTAGGATCCCAGTTTTGCATATTATCCAACTCATGAGCCTCGGGTATCTGCTTACCATGAAGATCGTTCATTTGCCTCTGGCTATCAACGTTGGATGCAAATGGTCGTTTGAAACCAGAAAATTGTTGGTCAGAGGTCCTTACTCCGTAGCCATGGAACGAGGATTCTTCCCACTTCTGCTGCTGTCTATCAAAATCTGTTAAAGATCGGTTATTTGAATGCGTGTTGAGTGATTCATGGCCCGATGAGGACTTTGCCCATGTAGTTGCACATAGCCTCTCGTCGGGGTCCATTTTAAGTTTAGAATTTGCAAGTACCAAATTGGGAGATATTAAAACTGCAATCATAGGGTAGGAAAGATGCAAACGTTTTAGCAGAAGTCACGTCATAAACAAACCAAAACGAACACATGTAAATTAAGGAAGATGAATACAATATATCAAcctagaatatatatataaattgagcaTATTTATTCTCATGCCACTGTACAATCGAGTTTTAAATGCACCGGATCAACGACAAGCAAGCCACAACAAGTGACTCCAAATTTCCTCAACCAAAAACAGCATGAATTTCAAGCTTTTCATGGATAGAGAGCCTCAGTCATCTATTCATCAAACCAACCAGTGGTCGGAAGCAGGTGATTTTTGATTTCAGTGGGGATGGGGAACAAGAATGACGAGACGAGCAAGAAAAACTTCAACAAAAGCTAATGATCTCTTTCCTATTTTCTATATGGTGAAGGGATGTTATGTTATCTACGAGCCATACTCTACAGAGTTTCATATCTGCAAAATTTTGCcaaattattatcaaattaaaaccaaaaccaaaaccAAATAAAGGGAAATTGAATAATTCTGCAGAATCTAAATATATTTCTTATTAAATGGTAATTAGGAACCTCTAGAACTAATTCTGCCATTGATTTCTCCTGCCAATCTACAAGGTAAAGACCATAAGTAATTTTGCTGAAAATTAATTGCATATTTCCAACTATTCCTACATCACCAAGAGGAAATTAAAAATctctttttttagtttttattttttttccctttcccAGCTACAAGAAATCCCAAATCACCAGACAAAACTGAGAGAAAAAAGATACTAACTCATTTTTAGTTCTTATAAATCACCCCACATTCTCAGAGAACTCACAGAGTCACATCCTACTCCCTTTTTCGATCAAATCAAGGGATTCAACTCAGAGCAAAGAAGTTCGAGAATCAAAATTACAAATCAAGAACAAATCAATCAAAGCATATAATCAAGAACCCTCAAAAAGAGTAGCGGTAAAAGCATTGATCAAATAGAATcaagataaataaatacataaatatatagaAACTCACCAGATTAAAGAGAGCCCTAGATgcaaattgataaaaaaaagggGTTTTCAAGTTGGAAGTCAATCCATATATATCACCATCTCTCACCATGGATGTCTATTCTAAACTTTAATTTCTTGcacaaatttttatattttagctTAAAGGGCTCAATAataacattatttatttatttattttatttatttttctttatgtgTGTGCGCTTCGAAGAAGTCGAGTCCTGTCTCTCCTCCTCTGTCGCACTGCCACCACTTGTTCTCAAATCCCAATCACCGAAAATTTGATACTTTTGGGGCCACTGTAAATCCAAATCATGAATTCTTACTCTTTTATTCTTTGTTTTCTGTAATTACATTAATCTGTTCATACTCTGCTTGTGTTATTCGTGTAATTTTGTAGTATTAAAAAGTGCAATTATTGCGTTCTTGACTTTGGGATTGGGGAATGGGTGCTTCCCACCAACCTGGATGCTTCTCTAAcctcaattttaatttgaaaatctGAGTTTATATTTGGGTACAGGTAGTTTCTGATACATTTGATGAATATTTTTCGAGTAGCTTTTACTCCCTTCGTGCAATTACAACTTACAAGTAACATGAAATTTTTGGATacacaaattaagaaaaaataggagtatatataaattaattaaaaatagtagaacatacatattatttttaaagattaaattttgtCATTTATAAAAACAAGTCACTTATATTAGGACaacctaaaataaaatacaagctACTTTTAATGAGTCAGCGGTCGTATATTCTAAACTGAAGTTTGCTTATTTTCATAagagtaattaaatttaaatatatgattttttattaaatcttaACTAGTAATGagaatattaatttattgaaaaataataattatgcgaaaaatcataataatttatacattaaataaaaaatttaattcatatacaaaacaaaaatttgataaaaatttatacatttagACACAATGACCCATTCTTATAAATAAGTCACACTTTTAACATTGGCATAATagtacttatttattttattattatttcagattTGGATCTATATTTTCAATACGTGATGGTTGAATTAGCGACCGATGATCTACGTGCAATTAATATTATAGACTAAaaggatgatgtgggatttttaTTATTACGAAcggctttatttaattttattgcaTACGAAGTTTCGTTTCCGGGGACAATTATTCAAGAGGTGGTCTTTGGTAAATTCAGGTGTATGAATACTTGGGTTAACTCGTACTTAAATTTTAATCCGCATcgtgatttaaatttatattttggttcaaatcgtataaatgacactattcagttatacaaataacattacctgtaattgacattattatgttatacaaataacactgcgtataaatgacactataacattgtaaatgacattgtgtataattgacaatattcacaaatttaaatgacactttctGTAATTaacattataatattttaaataacactataagattgaaaattacactataatattttaaaatgttacagtgtcatttatataattgaatagtgtcaattataagcagtgtcgTCTGCATAActtaatagtgtcatttacacgatttgggttaGGATGTGGTTTGGATTAACATGCGGGTCAGGatttgggtacgggtcaacTCGGGTATACGGTACACCAGGGTGTACAAGAGATTTTGTGATTATTCAATACCCCAAAAATGGATCCTCTTTAAATTTAGAAGGCAAATTCTTGAGTGAGACCAAATGAATATATAAAATGGATCGGGCTAGGGTCGGGGTGCAAATCGGGCGGGTCGGGGCGGGTTTGCACGAGTCGCAAGTCATAACTTCAAATTATGTTTGTCAAACGTACTTTTCttcacgataattattatttttactcacaAGAATTTATACTATTCATTTGccaaataattattgtcgtaaaaaaaagtaatcattgatatGAACAAAAGTAATGTTCGTAAaaaaagtaaccattgatatgaagaaaaataatgtttcaaaaatcaaataaagaaaaaaaataatgttcgtgaaaaaaaaatcattgatatgaagaaaagtaatttttccgaaaattaaataaaaagaaaagtaatgtttcaagaatcaaataaagaagaaaaataatgttcgtaaaaaaaagtaatcattgatatgaagaaaagtaatgttttaaACATCAAATAAAAAAGCGTTGCTCCTGAATATTAAACTCGCTCGCTATGAATGATAAGTGAAGGAGATTAGTGTGAGTGATGATACTCGTGACTTTAAAGTGATACGCGAAGTATCTAATTACTGGGCCAccacaatttttgtgtttaaGTGTGCGTAATTTTTCTTTATAATCTCCTGAGACCAACTCGATTTAAAATTGAAATCAACATTTAGGTGCTCCGAATTTTGTTAATATCAaaagtattttctatattttaatttaaaaaatagaacGGACAAACTTTGATATAGAAAGTAATATTAACCATTTTTTTCAAGATATAGACAAAATcgatataattatatattcctttttttctttaattctaGATTTGAAGGAAGTGTGTCCACACATCCTATTCATGGTGACATGATCATTTATCTTAttgtattaattatattttaagcATGACcacatattaattatatataacaaattaacattaaataatcataaaaaCCAGAAAAGTTCGTGTGCTCAATACTTCACTCAAACTTCCTCAACCACAATACATCTGTGGacacaagaattaaaaaaataatttgactCGGATAAATAAACACAGACAGTCTGTGTGTGATTAAAAGAATAATCTGACTTAGACAATCAAACACAgctttttttatcttttatctttttttctttttctttttgagaatGACAATCAAGAATCAACACAGCTAGTTAATGCGTAGTTAAGCAATAAAAGCATGTATTTGAATAATGCAAGTGGGCTGTGGGCAGTGGGGAAAGCAGAAGCAGAGGGCAATTCCGAGTTGAAAACGAGTTCCTTCTAGGAAGTGAAGTAGGCATATTTTCGTAGgcatttaatatttaattaaaagactttTCCTCGATTCATTGTGACCATTGAACTCGTTGGGAAATCCAAATGAGGGAACAAAGTTAAGTTTAGATTAAATACTTACATTTTAGAAATTTATctgtgttttgttttgttttgtttgattttgaattatattttaTCTTGTTCTAATAATATCGACggcaataaaataaaatcatacaaAAAACTCAGGATAAAAGACAAATGTGTTCCATTAAATTAGCTGATTCAGCTTTTGCACACTCAATTTTTTATGGCGggttaaattaaaatttcttataaagttatatttttttaataaagagTTAAAAATAGTTTATAGcataattttgatattttttttattatgaccacatctttcattttttaattacattaattttttagattttttcaaTTATGACCTGCATCCCAAATTTCACCAGACAAATTATATTGTGAATTTTCATTCGACAAATTTCGAAAActtatattttcattaaaaattcatatacGCTATACCAACTAaattttttcccctttttgaatGAATAGATATTACATGAGAAGTGTATTTTGTTTCTTCGAATGTAAAAGAAAATATTCAGTCGGTGGATAAGATTTCCTCAGAATATCTGAAAACCCTTTTTCcggattttatttttcattccaaaaggaataaaaatcaaaatgaacACGAAAATCGATTGTCTCACATTGGAGTTTTCataggctttttttttttttttttcacgtgCAACTTCTTGAATCTCAAAGCAAACCCTATTAAAATCACAATATTTTCTATTGGGGTTACGTGGTGCCACATTTTTGGTGCTAGACAAACAATTATGAGAAACTGAAAATTTAAATCtattggaaaataaataaatctgaagctgattttgacaaattaaatTGAGGActgtatgttttttttttataatgaaTTGAGAATTGTAAGTTGAGATAGAGCTTTTATGCAGTGGTCCTGTCTGGGCCTATGCTTGAACCTAAAACGTGCTTTTAGTGGGTTGGGTTGGGTTGGTGGGCTTTTAAATTTGCTTTGAATTAGTCATTTTCTTGTGCTGTGACCATTTTTTAAGGTAAAAACTAAAAttgtgtcttttttttttcaacttcattTTTTGAGTATATCATTAATTTACAATTTGacaattaatttatcaaaatcgATTTTCAACTCGTGAAGCTAGTAATTCAAGCACACAGCACAATCGATATGGGATGAAGTCCAATTACTTTTTTTCTAAGGGTTTGTTATTTTGTTTGTGGAAGTTTATCAttagaaaaaaaggaaaaagaaaagttataatttttttatcacttTTGAGTGGTGCTCActctttttatctcattttctctttgaatgaaaaaatttgtaaaaatattacgaagagagagagaaaaggaagaGAGATGAGTTATATTTTGAGGgtaaaatttaaatatgataaaaatataaaatatgagaaaatattatcacatggagtatataatttgaaataatattatcatgaattagACTGAAAAGGTAGGAAATGTGGCCGCCAGGGAAAATTTTACTTCCTGCCGGAGGAAAAAATTTCAACTAAGAGAACGTgtgaaaagaataaaaaaatgggaaaaatatatgtattccaCCTTTTTCCATTAAAAAGAACGCGCGCGCTTTAagtatacacacacacactacaTAATCACCATGAGCCTCATTGGTGACGAATTGCATTGGAGGAGCCCTTTCCCCAAGAACATCGTTAAACAACGTCGATTGGTTGAGAACATTAATATCTTTGTTTGAGTCGGGGACTCCAAAATAAGCGTGTAAAATTCACAGATCTTGGGATGCAACTGCCTTTAGGATAGTCATCGGCTCATCGTGATAACCTCAAGTGTAAGCTCCTTGCCACGCCGTCAGACAATTTTTCCAAGATCAAAATGCACACAATCAAGGCTTTCTAGCATTTCGGGAAAAACGTGCTTCGTCTCGTCCATAGCTAACAACCTTCGTCGGTTGGCGCTACTCGGCTTCCTCAGATATTCGGTGCTGAATATGCAAACGATGCATCAATAAAAATTCTTCAAATACTGCAGCGCCGTAGATTCGGCAACACGTAGGTACTCGTTGTATTGGTCGGCGGCGCCGTCATTTGGAATTGCTAAATTGCAACCGTACATTTCTATATAAGGGTGTGAAGATAGCTCTCCCAGTTGCTTCTTCGCGCTGTTGGAAGTTAGCATTCGACTCCAGCACATTGATGATGCGCAAGAACAAGGATCTCCTTATCCGAAAATATCTTCGCCTCATACCGGCTCCGGGGCAAAGCAATCTTTATAAAGTTGTTCAGTAGTAGCCGCACGATCACGATGAATGTATATTTTCTTATTcgttaatttttattctttttttatgcGTCACCAAATATCTCACCACCGTCTCAATGTGCTCtaaatttgaagaaaataaattttcGGTATCAATctctgaagcatcgtgagaagAAGAGTTGGAAAAATAACACATATTTTTAAGAAATATGGAGTAGAAGAAGAGAATATAATGTTcctaaaaaatatactccctccgtccacgaaaaatagttcatttttgccattttgggacgtctacaaaaattagtctctttCCACTTTTGGCAactttctatcacatggtgggcccttatcttcactcacaatacatttaatt harbors:
- the LOC131010132 gene encoding protein SENSITIVE TO PROTON RHIZOTOXICITY 1-like isoform X2 — its product is MNDLHGKQIPEAHELDNMQNWDPRAMLNNLSFLENKIHQLQDLVHLVVGRRGQAMSQADEILVQQQQLITADLTSIIVQLISTAGSLLPSVKNSENLTSQLGQFSGTASQSAGVLDNVVHNNANKMEDQHDPTGVFEDHDMKSDDDAEEGENLPPGSYEILQLEKEEILAPHTHFCTICGKGFKRDANLRMHMRGHGDEYKTPAALAKPHKESSTEPILIKRYSCPYVGCKRNKDHKKFQPLKTILCVKNHYKRTHCDKNYTCSRCNTKKFSVIADLKTHEKHCGRDKWLCSCGTTFSRKDKLFGHIALFQGHTPAIPLEGAGPSDQGQSSVEAANKVEQLDFNYKLDDPRRSVLQSIMEVEGPGEEDPASYFSPLGFDTSNMAGFQEFPRPLFEDTESPFSFLLSASCDYPPKNERYAAPNDLE
- the LOC131010132 gene encoding protein SENSITIVE TO PROTON RHIZOTOXICITY 1-like isoform X1, with protein sequence MDPDERLCATTWAKSSSGHESLNTHSNNRSLTDFDRQQQKWEESSFHGYGVRTSDQQFSGFKRPFASNVDSQRQMNDLHGKQIPEAHELDNMQNWDPRAMLNNLSFLENKIHQLQDLVHLVVGRRGQAMSQADEILVQQQQLITADLTSIIVQLISTAGSLLPSVKNSENLTSQLGQFSGTASQSAGVLDNVVHNNANKMEDQHDPTGVFEDHDMKSDDDAEEGENLPPGSYEILQLEKEEILAPHTHFCTICGKGFKRDANLRMHMRGHGDEYKTPAALAKPHKESSTEPILIKRYSCPYVGCKRNKDHKKFQPLKTILCVKNHYKRTHCDKNYTCSRCNTKKFSVIADLKTHEKHCGRDKWLCSCGTTFSRKDKLFGHIALFQGHTPAIPLEGAGPSDQGQSSVEAANKVEQLDFNYKLDDPRRSVLQSIMEVEGPGEEDPASYFSPLGFDTSNMAGFQEFPRPLFEDTESPFSFLLSASCDYPPKNERYAAPNDLE